In the genome of Streptomyces racemochromogenes, one region contains:
- a CDS encoding thiamine pyrophosphate-requiring protein — MKVADHLLRRLREWGVEHVFAYPGDGINGILAAWGRAGDRPRFIQARHEEMSAFQAVGYAKFSGRTGVCAATSGPGAIHLLNGLYDAKLDHVPVVAIVGQTDRSAMGGAYQQEVDLLSLYKDVASDFCEMVTVPEQLPNVLDRAMRIAAARRAPTALIIPADVQELEYTPPAHEFKQVPSSLGTGTYAPVPSDEAVARAAEILNAGERPAILIGQGARNARAEVEEVAGRLGAGVAKALLGKDALPDTLPYVTGSIGLLGTRPSYEMMRDCDTLLVIGSSFPYTQFLPEFGQARAVQIDIEPALVGLRYPFELNLVGDAAETLRRLVPLLERRTDGAWRESIRQGAERWWEVMERRARVPADPVNPEYVVHALDGLLPGDAMLTADSGSAANWYARHLRFRDGMRGSLSGTLATMGPGVPYAIGAKFAHPGRPAIALVGDGAMQMNGLAELITAAKYHREWSDPRLVVAVLNNRDLNQVTWEMRAMQGAPQFEASQSLPDVPYAAVAAHFGLGGERVEKPEDVVPAWRRALAADRPYVIDFRTDPAVPPIPPHATWDQIKATAGAVLHGDSDRGAVLRQGLKAKVQEFLPGSGGGGRE; from the coding sequence ATGAAGGTCGCCGACCACTTGTTGCGGCGCTTGCGGGAATGGGGTGTCGAGCACGTCTTCGCCTACCCCGGGGACGGCATCAACGGCATCCTCGCCGCCTGGGGGAGGGCCGGGGACCGGCCGCGCTTCATCCAGGCCCGCCACGAGGAGATGTCCGCCTTCCAGGCCGTCGGCTACGCCAAGTTCTCCGGCCGCACCGGGGTCTGCGCGGCCACCTCCGGCCCCGGCGCCATCCACCTCCTGAACGGCCTGTACGACGCGAAGCTCGACCACGTGCCGGTGGTGGCGATCGTCGGGCAGACGGACCGCAGCGCCATGGGCGGCGCCTACCAGCAGGAAGTCGACCTGCTGTCCCTCTACAAGGACGTGGCCTCCGACTTCTGCGAGATGGTCACCGTCCCCGAACAGCTGCCCAACGTCCTGGACCGGGCCATGCGCATCGCCGCCGCCCGGCGGGCGCCCACCGCGCTGATCATCCCCGCCGACGTGCAGGAACTCGAATACACGCCCCCCGCCCACGAGTTCAAGCAGGTGCCCTCCAGCCTGGGCACCGGCACCTACGCCCCCGTTCCCTCCGACGAGGCCGTAGCCCGGGCGGCCGAGATCCTCAACGCCGGGGAGAGGCCCGCGATCCTCATCGGACAGGGCGCGCGCAACGCCCGCGCCGAGGTCGAGGAGGTCGCCGGCCGGCTCGGCGCCGGCGTGGCCAAGGCGCTGCTCGGCAAGGACGCGCTGCCCGACACCCTGCCGTACGTCACCGGCTCCATCGGACTGCTCGGCACCCGGCCCTCGTACGAGATGATGCGCGACTGCGACACCCTGCTCGTGATCGGCTCCAGCTTCCCCTACACGCAGTTCCTGCCGGAGTTCGGCCAGGCCCGCGCCGTGCAGATCGACATCGAACCCGCCCTGGTGGGCCTGCGCTACCCCTTCGAGCTCAACCTCGTCGGCGACGCCGCCGAGACCCTGCGCCGGCTCGTCCCGCTGCTGGAGCGGCGCACCGACGGAGCCTGGCGCGAGTCGATCCGGCAGGGCGCCGAACGCTGGTGGGAGGTCATGGAGCGGCGCGCACGGGTCCCCGCGGACCCGGTCAACCCCGAGTACGTGGTCCACGCGCTGGACGGACTGCTGCCCGGCGACGCGATGCTCACCGCGGACTCCGGTTCCGCCGCCAACTGGTACGCGCGCCACCTGCGGTTCCGCGACGGCATGCGCGGCTCGCTGTCCGGCACCCTCGCCACGATGGGCCCCGGGGTGCCGTACGCGATCGGCGCGAAGTTCGCCCACCCCGGCCGCCCGGCCATCGCCCTCGTCGGCGACGGCGCGATGCAGATGAACGGGCTCGCGGAACTCATCACCGCCGCCAAGTACCACCGGGAGTGGAGCGACCCCCGCCTCGTCGTCGCGGTCCTCAACAACCGGGACCTCAACCAGGTCACCTGGGAGATGCGGGCCATGCAGGGCGCCCCGCAGTTCGAAGCCTCGCAGTCGCTCCCGGACGTCCCCTACGCCGCCGTCGCCGCCCACTTCGGCCTCGGCGGGGAGCGGGTGGAGAAGCCCGAGGACGTGGTGCCGGCCTGGCGGCGGGCGCTGGCCGCGGACCGCCCGTACGTCATCGACTTCCGCACCGACCCCGCCGTGCCGCCCATCCCGCCGCACGCCACCTGGGACCAGATCAAGGCCACCGCCGGCGCCGTCCTGCACGGCGACAGCGACCGTGGCGCCGTCCTGCGCCAGGGACTGAAGGCCAAGGTCCAGGAGTTCCTGCCCGGCAGCGGCGGGGGAGGCAGGGAGTGA
- a CDS encoding crotonase/enoyl-CoA hydratase family protein, which yields MTKPPAAPCAPSGPSVRVERDGPVTTVVLSRPGARNAVDGPTATLLADAFRAFEADEGASVAVLWGEGGTFCAGADLKAVGTGRGNRVAPDGDGPMGPTRLRLTKPVIAAVAGHAVAGGLELALWCDLRVAEEDAVFGVFCRRWGVPLIDGGTVRLPRLIGESRAMDLILTGRPVPAAEAYAMGLANRLVPSGRSREAAQELAREIAAFPQLCLRHDRLSVREQHGLPEPEALAAELRHGMVPLEAGETGAGAARFASGAGRHGSFTG from the coding sequence ATGACGAAACCCCCCGCCGCCCCCTGCGCCCCCTCGGGCCCCTCCGTCCGCGTCGAACGCGACGGGCCCGTGACGACCGTGGTGCTGTCGCGGCCCGGCGCCCGCAACGCCGTGGACGGGCCGACCGCCACCCTGCTGGCCGACGCGTTCCGGGCGTTCGAGGCCGACGAGGGTGCCTCGGTCGCGGTGCTGTGGGGCGAGGGCGGGACGTTCTGCGCGGGCGCCGACCTCAAGGCCGTCGGCACCGGCCGCGGGAACCGGGTGGCGCCCGACGGCGACGGCCCGATGGGACCGACGCGGCTGCGGCTGACCAAGCCGGTCATCGCGGCCGTCGCCGGACACGCCGTCGCCGGAGGCCTGGAACTCGCCCTGTGGTGCGACCTGCGCGTGGCGGAGGAGGACGCGGTCTTCGGGGTGTTCTGCCGGCGCTGGGGGGTGCCGCTGATCGACGGGGGCACGGTCCGGCTGCCGCGGCTGATCGGCGAGAGCCGGGCGATGGACCTCATCCTGACGGGCCGCCCGGTGCCCGCGGCCGAGGCCTACGCGATGGGGCTCGCCAACCGCCTCGTACCGTCGGGGCGGTCCCGGGAGGCGGCGCAGGAACTGGCCCGGGAGATCGCCGCGTTCCCCCAGCTGTGCCTGCGCCACGACCGGCTGTCCGTACGGGAGCAGCACGGCCTGCCCGAGCCCGAGGCGCTGGCGGCCGAACTGCGGCACGGCATGGTCCCGCTGGAGGCGGGCGAGACCGGCGCGGGGGCGGCGCGCTTCGCGTCCGGGGCGGGCCGGCACGGCTCCTTCACCGGCTGA
- a CDS encoding GntR family transcriptional regulator — protein sequence MLLRLNTADGRPLHEQVAGAVRRAIADGECGPGDRLPSARDLSLALGVNTNTVLRGLRALRDEGVLEFRRGRGVSVAAGADLRSALLDRVRELVAEAAHSGYSRSDLIEMIRGLP from the coding sequence ATGCTGCTGAGACTGAACACCGCGGACGGCCGGCCGCTGCACGAGCAGGTGGCCGGCGCGGTCCGGCGCGCCATCGCCGACGGCGAGTGCGGCCCGGGGGACCGCCTGCCCTCCGCACGGGACCTGTCCCTGGCGTTGGGGGTCAACACCAACACGGTCCTGCGCGGCCTGCGGGCCCTGCGCGACGAGGGCGTGCTGGAGTTCCGGCGCGGGCGGGGCGTGAGCGTGGCCGCCGGGGCGGACCTGCGGTCGGCGCTGCTCGACCGGGTGCGCGAACTCGTCGCGGAGGCCGCGCACTCCGGGTACAGCAGGAGCGATCTCATCGAAATGATCAGGGGGTTGCCGTGA
- a CDS encoding DUF1648 domain-containing protein, whose protein sequence is MWVAGPSAVLVALPWAASGRLPDRLATHWSGDSGGPDGSMPLWAAAVLPALVWVALAVLALGLVRPRGSAAAHATLAAGAVFLVGAQAGVVRANLDRTDWHRAGSVNLAVAVTATVAAAVAGLAARAATRNGSTPAARPAGGAPGMEIPAGETLVWLSRTANPWLLALAALTGAGALAAALAAVAGLVAPPWALMAPLAFASLAVLACSSVRVRVSDRGLEVAFGPLGLPVRRWRAEDIESAYAEHRTPAQVGGWGYRLGGKGTTVMLRAGECLVVHPRRGADFAVSVGDAERGAALLNSLAARAR, encoded by the coding sequence ATGTGGGTGGCGGGGCCGTCCGCTGTGCTCGTCGCCCTGCCCTGGGCGGCGAGCGGCCGGCTGCCGGACCGGCTCGCGACCCACTGGAGCGGGGACTCGGGCGGCCCGGACGGCTCGATGCCGCTGTGGGCCGCGGCGGTCCTGCCGGCCCTCGTCTGGGTGGCCCTCGCCGTCCTCGCCCTCGGCCTCGTCCGCCCGCGCGGGAGCGCGGCGGCGCACGCCACGCTGGCGGCGGGGGCCGTCTTCCTCGTCGGCGCGCAGGCCGGGGTGGTCCGGGCGAACCTGGACCGCACGGACTGGCACCGGGCGGGCTCGGTGAACCTCGCGGTGGCCGTGACGGCCACGGTGGCGGCCGCGGTCGCGGGCCTTGCCGCCCGGGCGGCGACCCGGAACGGTTCCACCCCGGCGGCCCGGCCGGCGGGTGGTGCGCCGGGCATGGAGATACCGGCCGGCGAGACCCTCGTATGGCTCTCCCGCACGGCGAACCCCTGGCTGCTGGCCCTCGCGGCCCTGACCGGGGCGGGCGCGCTCGCCGCCGCCCTGGCGGCCGTCGCGGGCCTGGTCGCCCCGCCGTGGGCGCTCATGGCCCCCCTGGCGTTCGCGTCGCTCGCCGTCCTGGCCTGCTCCTCCGTACGGGTGCGCGTCAGCGACCGGGGCCTCGAAGTGGCCTTCGGCCCGTTGGGCCTGCCGGTCCGCCGCTGGCGGGCCGAGGACATCGAGTCGGCGTACGCGGAGCACCGGACCCCCGCCCAGGTGGGCGGCTGGGGGTACCGGCTCGGCGGCAAGGGGACGACGGTGATGCTCCGGGCGGGCGAGTGCCTGGTCGTCCACCCCCGCAGGGGCGCCGACTTCGCCGTCAGCGTCGGGGACGCGGAGCGGGGCGCGGCCCTGCTGAACTCCCTGGCCGCGCGGGCCCGCTGA
- a CDS encoding PadR family transcriptional regulator — protein MALDHAILVSLLEMPGSGYELARRFDRSIGYFWTATHQQIYRVLGRMERDGLLTARAVAQQGRPDKKEYSVAGPGRAALSRWLHEPIEPESMRHDLAVKIRGAAFDDPAALIREVERHHRVHGERLAHYLAGELRDFTGPEAPAPLDAGQELQHAVLRGGIAYERMTIAWLDDVLATLRRLGA, from the coding sequence ATGGCGCTCGACCACGCGATCCTCGTCTCCCTGCTGGAGATGCCCGGCTCCGGATACGAACTGGCCCGCCGGTTCGACCGGTCCATCGGCTACTTCTGGACCGCCACCCACCAGCAGATCTACCGCGTCCTGGGCCGTATGGAGCGCGACGGGCTGCTCACCGCCCGCGCGGTGGCGCAGCAGGGGCGGCCGGACAAGAAGGAGTACTCCGTCGCCGGGCCCGGCCGGGCGGCGCTCTCGCGCTGGCTGCACGAGCCGATCGAGCCCGAGAGCATGCGCCACGACCTCGCCGTCAAGATCCGCGGGGCCGCCTTCGACGACCCGGCCGCGCTGATCCGCGAGGTCGAACGGCACCACCGGGTGCACGGTGAACGGCTCGCGCACTACCTCGCCGGGGAGCTGCGCGACTTCACCGGCCCCGAGGCCCCCGCCCCGCTCGACGCCGGGCAGGAGCTCCAGCACGCCGTACTGCGCGGCGGCATCGCCTACGAGCGGATGACGATCGCCTGGCTCGACGACGTCCTCGCCACCCTCCGCCGCCTCGGCGCCTGA
- a CDS encoding acyl-CoA dehydrogenase family protein: protein MADALLFNPRTYDPAHFDPETRRLLRATVDWFEERGKRKLIEDYRSRAWLGEFLAFAAKEGLFATFLTPASAAGREDQRWDTARIAALNEILGFYGLDYWYAWQVTILGLGPVWQSQNADARARAAELLTQGEVFAFGLSERTHGADIYSTDMLLEPSADGGFRASGSKYYIGNGNAAGLVSVFGRRTDVEGPDGYVFFAADSRHPAYHLVRNVVDSSKYVSEFRLEDYPVAAADVLHTGRAAFDAALNTVNVGKFNLCTASIGICEHAMYEAVTHAQNRILYGRPVTAFPHVRRELADAYVRLVGMKLFSDRAVDYFRSAGPDDRRYLLFNPMTKMKVTTEGEKVIDLMWDVIAAKGFEKDTYFAEAAVEIRSLPKLEGTVHVNLALILKFMRNHLLEPVDYPAVPTRLDAADDDFLFRQGPARGLGSVRFHDWRPAFDAYADVANVARFREQADALCEFVATTAPDEEQSRDLDFLLSVGQLFALVVHAQLILEQARLTDLDPDVLDELFSVLVRDFSGHAVELHGKDSATEAQQAWALGAVRRPVVDEARAARIWQRVEALSGAYEMAP from the coding sequence ATGGCCGACGCCCTGCTCTTCAACCCGCGCACCTACGACCCCGCGCACTTCGACCCCGAGACCCGCCGCCTGCTGCGCGCCACCGTCGACTGGTTCGAGGAGCGCGGCAAGCGCAAGCTGATCGAGGACTACCGCTCCCGCGCCTGGCTCGGGGAGTTCCTCGCCTTCGCCGCCAAGGAGGGCCTGTTCGCCACCTTCCTGACCCCGGCATCCGCCGCCGGACGGGAGGACCAGCGCTGGGACACCGCCCGGATCGCCGCCCTCAACGAGATCCTCGGCTTCTACGGCCTGGACTACTGGTACGCCTGGCAGGTCACCATCCTCGGCCTCGGCCCGGTCTGGCAGAGCCAGAACGCCGACGCCCGCGCCCGCGCCGCCGAACTCCTCACCCAGGGAGAGGTGTTCGCGTTCGGCCTGTCCGAGCGGACCCACGGCGCCGACATCTACTCCACCGACATGCTGCTGGAGCCGTCCGCCGACGGCGGCTTCCGCGCGAGCGGCTCCAAGTACTACATCGGCAACGGCAACGCCGCCGGCCTGGTCTCCGTCTTCGGCCGCCGCACCGACGTCGAGGGCCCGGACGGGTACGTCTTCTTCGCCGCCGACAGCCGCCACCCGGCCTACCACCTGGTGCGCAACGTCGTCGACTCCTCCAAGTACGTCAGCGAGTTCCGCCTGGAGGACTACCCGGTGGCCGCCGCCGACGTCCTGCACACCGGACGCGCCGCCTTCGACGCCGCCCTCAACACCGTCAACGTCGGCAAGTTCAACCTCTGCACCGCCTCCATCGGCATCTGCGAGCACGCGATGTACGAGGCCGTCACCCACGCCCAGAACCGCATCCTCTACGGCCGCCCTGTCACCGCCTTCCCGCACGTGCGGCGCGAACTGGCCGACGCCTACGTCCGCCTCGTCGGCATGAAGCTGTTCAGTGACCGCGCCGTCGACTACTTCCGCTCCGCCGGCCCCGACGACCGCCGCTACCTCCTCTTCAACCCGATGACGAAGATGAAGGTGACCACCGAGGGCGAGAAGGTCATCGACCTCATGTGGGATGTCATCGCGGCCAAGGGCTTCGAGAAGGACACCTACTTCGCCGAGGCGGCGGTCGAGATCCGCAGCCTGCCCAAGCTCGAGGGCACCGTCCACGTCAACCTCGCGCTGATCCTCAAGTTCATGCGCAACCACCTGCTGGAGCCGGTCGACTACCCGGCCGTGCCCACCCGCCTCGACGCGGCCGACGACGACTTCCTCTTCCGGCAGGGCCCGGCCCGCGGCCTGGGCTCCGTACGCTTCCACGACTGGCGGCCCGCCTTCGACGCGTACGCCGACGTGGCGAACGTGGCCCGGTTCCGCGAACAGGCCGACGCCCTGTGCGAGTTCGTCGCCACCACCGCCCCCGACGAGGAGCAGAGCCGCGACCTCGACTTCCTCCTCTCCGTCGGCCAGCTCTTCGCCCTGGTCGTGCACGCCCAGCTGATCCTGGAACAGGCCCGCCTGACGGACCTGGACCCGGACGTCCTCGACGAGCTGTTCTCCGTCCTCGTCCGCGACTTCTCCGGCCACGCCGTCGAACTGCACGGCAAGGACTCCGCCACCGAAGCGCAGCAGGCCTGGGCGCTGGGCGCCGTACGCCGTCCGGTCGTCGACGAGGCCCGCGCGGCGCGGATCTGGCAGCGCGTCGAGGCGCTGTCCGGGGCCTACGAGATGGCCCCCTAG
- the katG gene encoding catalase/peroxidase HPI: MSGSESENPAIPSPAATPTRRPMTNRDWWPNQLDLQVLHQHSPRANPMGEDFDYAREFTGLDVEALKRDVIEVMTASQDWWPADYGHYGPLFIRMSWHAAGTYRIADGRGGGGSGAQRFAPLNSWPDNASLDKARRLLWPVKQKYGRKVSWADLLVFAGNCAMESMGFRTFGFGFGREDIWEPEEIFWGSEDTWLGDERYSGDRELTGPFGAVQMGLIYVNPEGPNGNPDPVAAARDIRETFGRMAMNDEETVALIVGGHTFGKCHGAVDPEYVGPEPEAAPIEQQGLGWTNSSGTGVGVDTITSGLEGAWTTEPTKWDNGYLDNLFRYDWELTRSPAGAQQWTPTDPAARDTVPDAHDPARRHAPMMLTTDLALKVDPVYGPIARSFHEDPAKLADAFARAWYKLLHRDMGPVSRYLGPWIPEPQLWQDPVPAVDHALVGDAEIADLKARVLGSGLSVSQLAATAWAAAASFRGTDMRGGANGGRIRLAPQKDWEANAGAEVSGTVAALDRIRQDFNAAQSGGKKVSLADLIVLGGCAAVEKAAKDAGHPVTVPFAAGRTDASQEQTDVESFAVLEPRADGFRNYLRAGEKLSPETLLLDRANMLTLTAPEMTVLTGGMRALDAGFRGARHGVLTDRPQALTTDFFVNLLDMATEWTASATDENVFEGRDRATGKVRWTATAVDLVFGSHSQLRALCEVYASQDAGEKFVRDFVAAWDKVMTLDRFDLA; encoded by the coding sequence GTGTCCGGCAGCGAAAGCGAGAACCCCGCAATCCCCTCCCCGGCCGCGACGCCGACCCGCCGCCCCATGACGAACCGGGACTGGTGGCCGAACCAGCTGGACCTGCAGGTTCTCCACCAGCACTCCCCCCGGGCGAACCCGATGGGCGAGGACTTCGACTACGCGAGGGAATTCACGGGCCTGGACGTCGAGGCCCTGAAGCGGGACGTCATCGAGGTCATGACGGCCTCGCAGGACTGGTGGCCCGCCGACTACGGCCACTACGGGCCGCTCTTCATCCGGATGAGCTGGCACGCGGCGGGCACGTACCGGATCGCCGACGGCCGCGGCGGCGGCGGTTCCGGCGCGCAGCGCTTCGCCCCCCTCAACAGCTGGCCGGACAACGCGAGCCTCGACAAGGCGCGCCGCCTGCTGTGGCCGGTCAAGCAGAAGTACGGCCGGAAGGTCTCCTGGGCGGACCTCCTCGTCTTCGCCGGGAACTGCGCCATGGAGTCCATGGGGTTCAGGACGTTCGGCTTCGGGTTCGGCCGGGAGGACATCTGGGAGCCGGAGGAGATCTTCTGGGGCTCCGAGGACACCTGGCTCGGCGACGAGCGCTACAGCGGCGACAGGGAGCTGACCGGCCCGTTCGGTGCCGTGCAGATGGGGCTGATCTACGTCAATCCGGAGGGGCCGAACGGAAACCCGGACCCCGTCGCCGCCGCCAGGGACATCCGGGAGACGTTCGGGCGCATGGCGATGAACGACGAGGAGACCGTCGCCCTGATCGTGGGCGGGCACACGTTCGGCAAGTGCCACGGCGCGGTCGATCCCGAATACGTCGGCCCCGAGCCCGAGGCCGCGCCCATCGAGCAGCAGGGGCTCGGCTGGACGAACTCGTCCGGTACCGGCGTGGGCGTCGACACGATCACCAGCGGCCTGGAGGGCGCCTGGACGACCGAGCCGACGAAGTGGGACAACGGCTACCTGGACAACCTGTTCCGCTACGACTGGGAGCTGACCCGCAGCCCGGCCGGCGCGCAGCAGTGGACGCCGACGGATCCCGCGGCCCGGGACACGGTGCCGGACGCGCACGACCCGGCGCGCCGGCACGCCCCGATGATGCTGACGACGGACCTCGCGCTGAAGGTGGACCCGGTCTACGGCCCGATCGCGAGGAGCTTCCACGAGGACCCGGCCAAGCTCGCGGACGCCTTCGCCCGTGCCTGGTACAAGCTGCTGCACCGCGACATGGGTCCCGTCTCGCGCTACCTCGGCCCGTGGATCCCCGAGCCGCAGCTGTGGCAGGACCCGGTCCCCGCCGTCGACCACGCGCTGGTCGGGGACGCCGAGATCGCCGACCTCAAGGCCCGGGTGCTCGGCTCGGGTCTGTCCGTCTCCCAGCTGGCCGCCACGGCCTGGGCCGCGGCCGCGTCCTTCCGCGGCACCGACATGCGGGGCGGCGCCAACGGCGGCCGGATCCGGCTCGCGCCGCAGAAGGACTGGGAGGCCAATGCCGGGGCCGAGGTGTCGGGGACGGTGGCGGCCCTCGACCGGATCCGGCAGGACTTCAACGCCGCGCAGAGCGGCGGGAAGAAGGTGTCCCTCGCCGACCTGATCGTCCTGGGCGGCTGCGCGGCCGTCGAGAAGGCGGCCAAGGACGCCGGGCACCCGGTGACGGTGCCGTTCGCGGCGGGGCGTACCGACGCCTCCCAGGAGCAGACCGACGTGGAGTCGTTCGCCGTGCTCGAACCCAGGGCGGACGGGTTCCGCAACTACCTCCGGGCGGGAGAGAAGCTGTCGCCGGAGACGCTCCTGCTGGACCGGGCCAACATGCTGACGCTGACCGCACCGGAGATGACGGTGCTGACGGGCGGCATGCGGGCGCTGGACGCCGGCTTCCGGGGCGCCCGGCACGGCGTCCTCACCGACCGGCCGCAGGCGCTGACCACCGACTTCTTCGTGAACCTGCTGGACATGGCGACGGAGTGGACGGCCTCGGCCACGGACGAGAACGTGTTCGAGGGGCGGGACCGCGCCACGGGCAAGGTCAGGTGGACGGCGACGGCGGTCGACCTCGTCTTCGGCTCGCACTCCCAGCTGCGGGCCCTGTGCGAGGTGTACGCGTCACAGGACGCGGGCGAGAAGTTCGTGCGCGACTTCGTGGCGGCGTGGGACAAGGTGATGACCCTGGACCGCTTCGACCTCGCGTGA
- a CDS encoding uracil-DNA glycosylase family protein: MRAAAGAGPPDRSTTPAPASPRGGGLRNPKRAAAGCRGCPLFRNATQTVFGTGPARARLMLVGGQPGDQEDLRGEPFVGPAGRLLREALDEAGLGDEGAYLTNVVKHFKRPWLLEELRLVAPEVLVLLGGTAGKALLGSSFRVGESRGQLVPMPPPAGPGEGAAPGRLLATVHPSAVLRSRDRAAAFAGLVADLSVAAVALGRPGA, encoded by the coding sequence GTGAGGGCCGCCGCCGGAGCCGGGCCGCCGGACAGGAGTACGACGCCCGCCCCTGCCTCCCCGAGGGGGGGAGGCCTGCGGAACCCGAAGCGGGCCGCCGCCGGCTGCCGGGGGTGCCCCCTCTTCCGGAACGCCACCCAGACCGTCTTCGGCACGGGCCCCGCCCGCGCGCGGCTGATGCTCGTCGGCGGGCAGCCCGGCGACCAGGAGGACCTGCGGGGTGAACCCTTCGTGGGTCCGGCGGGCCGCCTGCTGCGCGAGGCCCTCGACGAGGCCGGGCTCGGGGACGAGGGCGCGTACCTGACCAATGTGGTCAAGCACTTCAAGCGGCCGTGGCTCCTGGAGGAACTGCGGCTGGTCGCCCCCGAGGTGCTGGTGCTGCTGGGAGGCACCGCCGGCAAGGCCCTGCTGGGCTCCTCGTTCCGGGTGGGCGAGAGCCGCGGCCAGCTCGTGCCGATGCCCCCGCCGGCCGGCCCGGGGGAGGGCGCGGCGCCGGGGCGGCTGCTGGCCACGGTCCACCCGTCGGCGGTGCTGCGGTCCCGGGACCGCGCGGCGGCCTTCGCGGGCCTGGTCGCGGACCTGTCCGTGGCGGCCGTCGCGCTGGGACGGCCGGGGGCCTGA
- a CDS encoding plasmid stabilization protein codes for MPRGSSPKRERQYEHIKESAEQRGESTDRAKEIAARTVNKERARSGESKTASRSSTQDTSSSKRGGQRSHSGSQGPTKEQLYNEAKQRNIEGRSKMDKSELKRALGH; via the coding sequence ATGCCCCGCGGATCCAGCCCCAAGCGAGAACGCCAGTACGAGCACATCAAGGAGAGCGCCGAACAGCGCGGCGAGAGCACGGACCGCGCCAAGGAGATCGCGGCGCGGACGGTCAACAAGGAACGGGCCCGCTCCGGCGAGTCGAAGACCGCCAGCCGCTCCTCCACCCAGGACACCTCCTCCTCCAAGCGGGGCGGGCAGCGCTCGCACAGCGGTTCGCAGGGCCCCACCAAGGAGCAGCTCTACAACGAGGCCAAGCAGAGGAACATCGAGGGCCGCTCGAAGATGGACAAGTCCGAGCTGAAACGCGCCCTCGGCCACTGA
- a CDS encoding ATP-binding protein — protein MPPHPAHPNPATLHLPLHGESAAADARHAARAFLDPPAGGGHPFPAPVLDAALLVVSELVTNAVRHAGGRCTLDMRLRSDGIDIEVTDGSREEPLARRPDQQGEGGWGWHLVNRISTDVEIRHHHGPPAGKTIHVHVARGSLGG, from the coding sequence ATGCCTCCGCATCCGGCCCACCCGAACCCGGCGACGCTCCACCTGCCCCTGCACGGGGAGAGCGCCGCCGCCGACGCCCGTCATGCGGCCCGCGCCTTCCTCGACCCGCCCGCCGGCGGCGGCCACCCGTTCCCGGCACCGGTCCTCGACGCCGCCCTGCTGGTGGTCAGCGAACTCGTCACCAACGCCGTCCGCCACGCCGGCGGCCGCTGCACGCTGGACATGCGGCTGCGCTCCGACGGGATCGACATCGAGGTCACGGACGGCAGCCGCGAGGAGCCGCTGGCCCGCCGGCCCGATCAGCAGGGCGAGGGCGGCTGGGGCTGGCACCTGGTCAACCGGATCTCCACCGACGTGGAGATCCGCCACCACCACGGACCGCCCGCGGGCAAGACGATCCACGTACACGTCGCCCGGGGCTCCCTCGGGGGCTGA
- a CDS encoding CsbD family protein, which yields MAEKAKGKMEQAKGKAKETLGKVSGNDRMKAEGKVDQAKGKAQEAAGKADQSVRGVGDSLRGRRHGT from the coding sequence ATGGCTGAGAAGGCCAAGGGCAAGATGGAGCAGGCGAAGGGCAAGGCGAAGGAAACCCTCGGCAAGGTGTCCGGCAACGACCGGATGAAGGCCGAGGGCAAGGTCGACCAGGCCAAGGGCAAGGCTCAGGAAGCCGCGGGCAAGGCCGACCAGAGCGTGCGCGGAGTCGGCGACTCGCTGCGCGGCCGCCGCCACGGCACCTGA
- a CDS encoding (2Fe-2S)-binding protein has product MDGQEATHSQVTLHVNGERHALDLDHRTTLLDALRERLDLTGAKKGCDHGQCGACTVLVDGRRLNSCLLLAVAHDGAQVTTVEGLADEDGRPHPLQEAFVARDALQCGFCTPGQLCSAVGMLAELAADGAEATREAVAERLSGNLCRCGAYPRIVDAVRDVIT; this is encoded by the coding sequence ATGGACGGCCAGGAGGCCACGCACTCGCAGGTCACGCTCCACGTCAACGGCGAACGCCACGCACTCGACCTGGACCACCGCACGACCCTGCTCGACGCGCTCCGCGAGCGGCTGGACCTCACCGGCGCGAAGAAGGGCTGCGACCACGGCCAGTGCGGGGCGTGCACCGTCCTCGTCGACGGCCGGCGCCTCAACAGCTGCCTGCTGCTCGCCGTCGCCCACGACGGCGCACAGGTCACCACCGTCGAGGGCCTCGCCGACGAGGACGGGCGCCCGCACCCCCTCCAGGAGGCGTTCGTCGCCCGCGACGCCCTCCAGTGCGGCTTCTGCACGCCCGGCCAGCTCTGCTCGGCCGTCGGGATGCTCGCCGAACTGGCGGCGGACGGCGCGGAGGCGACCCGCGAGGCCGTCGCCGAGCGCCTCAGCGGCAACCTGTGCCGCTGCGGCGCCTACCCGCGCATCGTCGACGCCGTACGGGACGTGATCACGTGA